From Penicillium digitatum chromosome 5, complete sequence, one genomic window encodes:
- a CDS encoding Pheromone processing carboxypeptidase KexA, whose protein sequence is MLLSAVLLLSPLVSASSAADYYVHSLPGVPEGPFLKMHAGHIEVDPDINGNLFFWHFQNRHIANRQRTVIWLNGGPGCSSMDGALMEIGPYRLQDDHTLKYNEGRWDEFANLLFVDNPIGTGFSYANTNSYLHELNEMAAHFITFLEKFFELFPEYANDDLYLAGESYAGQHIPYIAKAIQDRNTGVAENGGTQWPVKGLLIGNGWISPTDQYPSYLKFLEREGLAKPGTALHDNLNALNDVCLSKLETAGAKNKLDIGECELILQQFLDLTTENHQCYNMYDVRLKDEAKSCGMNWPPDLKNIEPYLQRPDVVKALNINPAKKSGWTECAGMVHQAFTAKNSIPSVHLLPGLIESGINVLLFSGDKDLICNHIGTETLIHNMKWKGGTGFETSPGVWAPRHDWTFENEPTGIYQSARNLTYALFYNSSHMVPFDNPRQSRDMLDRFMKVDIASIGGQPSDSRIDGEKLPQTAVGGQSNSTAAEQIEKERLKQTEMHAYAKSGEVVLVVVIIGVVAWSFFIWHSRRDHRGYKGVSNDDLSDSTTILNRFQSKRSGPDVEAGDFDESELDQLHSPGVERGDYAMGEASDGDHVSRPETRGIRQTS, encoded by the exons ATGTTATTATCTGCAGTATTGCTGCTGAGTCCGCTGGTGTCGGCCAGTTCGGCTGCTGATTATTATGTGCACTCGTTACCCGGGGTGCCGGAAGGCCCTTTCTTAAAGATGCATGCTGG ACATATCGAGGTCGATCCCGACATCAATGGCAACCTGTTCTTCTGGCATTTCCAGAATCGTCATATCGCGAACCGACAACGCACTGTGATTTGGCTGAATGGTGGTCCAGGTTGTAGCTCCATGGATGGTGCATTGATGGAAATTGGGCCCTATAGACTCCAGGACGACCATACGTTGAAGTACAACGAGGGCAGGTGGGATGAGTTTGCCAACCTGCTCTTCGTCGATAATCCCATCGGCACCGGTTTTAGCTATGCGAACACCAATAGCTATCTTCATGAGCTGAATGAGATGGCCGCTCACTTCATCACCTTCTTGGAAAAGTTCTTTGAACTGTTTCCCGAGTATGCGAACGATGAC CTATATCTCGCTGGTGAATCATACGCCGGCCAGCACATCCCATATATTGCAAAGGCCATTCAAGATCGTAACACGGGCGTTGCGGAGAATGGAGGCACACAGTGGCCTGTCAAGGGTTTGCTGATTGGTAACGGTTGGATCTCTCCTACAGACCAGTACCCTTCGTAcctcaagttcctcgagAGGGAAGGCCTCGCCAAACCAGGTACAGCTCTTCATGACAACTTAAACGCACTCAATGATGTCTGTCTCTCGAAGCTGGAGACCGCCGGCGCAAAGAACAAGCTGGATATAGGCGAGTGCGAGCTAATTTTACAACAATTCCTCGATCTCACCACCGAAAATCACCAGTGTTACAACATGTACGATGTCCGTCTCAAGGACGAGGCCAAATCATGTGGCATGAATTGGCCCCCCGACCTGAAAAACATTGAGCCATACCTCCAGCGACCGGACGTCGTCAAAGCCCTGAACATTAACCCTGCAAAGAAATCCGGCTGGACCGAATGCGCAGGTATGGTCCACCAGGCCTTCACCGCAAAGAACTCCATCCCCTCTGTCCACCTGCTCCCAGGCCTGATCGAATCGGGCATCAACGTTTTGCTCTTCAGCGGCGACAAAGACCTCATCTGCAACCACATCGGAACAGAGACTCTGATCCACAACATGAAATGGAAAGGTGGCACCGGCTTCGAAACCTCCCCCGGCGTCTGGGCCCCGCGGCATGACTGGACCTTCGAAAATGAACCCACTGGTATCTACCAATCCGCCCGCAACCTCACCTACGCGCTCTTCTACAACTCCAGCCACATGGTTCCATTTGACAACCCTCGCCAGAGCCGTGACATGCTCGACCGCTTCATGAAGGTCGATATCGCCAGCATCGGCGGCCAGCCTTCGGATTCACGTATCGACGGCGAGAAATTGCCTCAGACTGCTGTCGGCGGACAGTCTAACAGCACTGCTGCCGAACAGATTGAGAAGGAGAGGCTGAAGCAGACGGAGATGCACGCGTATGCCAAGTCCGGCGAGGTTGTCCTCGTGGTTGTTATTATCGGTGTTGTCGCCTGGAGCTTTTTCATCTGGCACAGTCGTCGTGATCACCGAGGCTACAAGGGCGTCTCGAATGATGATTTATCGGATAGTACAACCATTCTCAACAGATTCCAGAGCAAGCGTTCAGGTCCTGACGTCGAAGCTGGTGATTTCGATGAGTCCGAGCTTGACCAGCTTCATTCTCCTGGTGTTGAGCGAGGGGATTACGCTATGGGTGAAGCTAGTGATGGTGACCATGTCTCGCGTCCGGAAACTCGTGGAATCCGCCAGACTTCATAA
- a CDS encoding SAM-dependent RNA methyltransferase, predicted, translating to MTRPTFVVEHLDPELGPWSTLEYACIARESHDRGARFLLSSVPAELQMPAELAATEGLEVELRSVEEIFADRKDKVCLLDPSAKTELSPEDGDNFEVFLFGGILGDDPPRDRTSELRKKGYVGRRLGPKQMTTDTAVRVTRLVVHEKIPLEEIQYVDYPELLINEHERTEMPFRYVKNANGQPIMPDGMVDLIKKDADKSIDFF from the exons ATGACTCGACCAACCTTCGTAGTCGAACATTTGGATCCCGAGTTGGGCCCATGGTCCACACTCGAATATGCCTGCATTGCGCGTGAATCCCACGACCGCGGGGCAAGATTTCTGCTCAGCTCTGTGCCCGCCGAGCTGCAGATGCCCGCCGAGCTGGCCGCCACCGAGGGCCTCGAGGTCGAGCTGCGTAGTGTCGAGGAGATCTTCGCCGACCGCAAGGATAAGGTCTGCTTGTTGGACCCTTCCGCTAAGACCGAGTTGAGTCCCGAGGATGGTGACAACTTTGAGGTCTTCTTGTTCGGTGGCATCCTCG GCGACGACCCGCCTAGAG ACCGCACCTCGGAATTGAGGAAAAAGGGATATGTCGGCCGCCGATTGGGGCCCAAGCAGATGACTACCGACACTGCTGTGCGAGTTACTCGCTTGGTTGTCCACGAAAAGA TTCCCCTCGAGGAGATTCAATATGTCGACTACCCAGAATTGCTCATCAATGAGCACGAGCGCACCGAGATGCCTTTCCGCTATGTCAAGAATGCCAATGGGCAGCCTATCATGCCCGAT GGGATGGTGGATCTTATTAAGAAGGATGCCGACAAGTCTATTGATTTCTTCTAA
- a CDS encoding Endosulphine encodes MNPHQQNKVDINSLSPEEQRLLRLYGKMPTKKDVLQNKLKERKYFDSGDYALSKAGKASDLGVTNIGSRHPVPENIPHLTSTSPGANNSANNGSISSQGGQQVPGSISGHPGSIGFQSRSPIKEGGSYLHRGTSISEGEASSGLASGEKELSVSPPAAREGVPIRR; translated from the exons ATGAATCCTCACCAGCAGAATAAAGTGGACATCAAC TCCCTGAGCCCAGAGGAGCAACGTCTGCTGCGCCTCTACGGCAAGATGCCCACCAAGAAGGACGTCCTCCAGAACAAGCTCAAG GAACGCAAATACTTCGATTCGGGTGACTACGCCCTCAGCAAAGCCGGCAAAGCCTCCGACTTGGGCGTCACCAACATCGGCTCACGCCACCCAGTGCCGGAGAACATCCCGCACCTAACCTCAACCTCGCCAGGTGCTAACAACTCTGCCAACAATGGCAGTATCAGCTCTCAAGGTGGGCAGCAAGTTCCCGGCAGCATCAGCGGGCACCCTGGTTCGATCGGGTTTCAAAGCCGCAGCCCGATCAAGGAGGGAGGTAGCTACCTACACCGCGGTACCAGTATCAGTGAGGGTGAGGCAAGCTCTGGTCTGGCCTCTGGTGAGAAGGAGCTTAGTGTCAGTCCCCCCGCTGCGAGAGAGGGTGTTCCTATCCGTCGGTAG